The Thermococcus sp. sequence ACTATAAACACGGAAGCGACCGCGGTGTTGACAAGGCTCGGTGCGTAGAGGGACAGCAGGTAGGCGAAGTAGTAAACCGGAATGGCCAAGAGCGTTCCGGCGAAGAGGACGTAGTAATGCTCAGCGGGGGCGTTTCTCTTGGCGAGATAAACGGATTCAATGTACTGAATGGCAAAGATTAACGTGAACAGTCCAACGAACCCCCCAACCGAGCGATAGACCAGGAAAAAACCGAGAGCCGTTAGGGCAAAATAACCCGCTGGTTCCCACAGGAGGGTGAGGAGACCTAGAACCAGAACTATCGCCGTTTCAACGCCAACGCCAAAGTCGATATATATGAAAAGAACGAAGAGGGCCAATAAGCCAGCGGTGAGGAGCTTCCTTATCATTTACCGAGCACCTCCGCTATTGCCACCTCCAGTGGTTTCTTAACGTCCCAGTCTATTATAGTCCCATAACCCGCAAGGTTCCTGAACATGGCCTTTCTCTTGAGCTGAACGAGTTCCATGGCTATTCTTTCCTCCTCGGTTTTGGGCTCATAGACGCTGTTCGGATTCGGGCTTATGACAACGACGTTGTAGCCGTAGCGGGCGAGGGTTTTCAGGGCGTTCCTGCTCTCCTCCGTCAGGAGGGGAGAGAGGTAAACAATCTGGGCCCTCGGGGGGATGGAAGTCTTGACGAGATGCTCCACCTGGTAGGCGATAAAATTGTTGTTATCTGGCCTCGCGGTGCTCAGGAAGTCAATACACTTGAAGAAGTGCCTCTTGCCGTAGTCAACGCGAACCCAGAGTGGAACTTCTTCAGCTAAGAGGAGGCCGAAGCTCGTCCCGTCGTTCAGGGCATTGAGCATGAGCGAAGCTGTGGCCCTGATTAGGTGGTCGAAAACGGGTTCGTTCATCCTCGAGGCATCGACAACAAAAACTACGTCAACTTTCCTCTCGCTCTCGAATTCGTTGGCCATTATCTTCCCAATCCTCGCGGTGGCCTTCCAGTTTATGACCTTGAGGGGGTCTCCAGGCTGGTATTCCCTTATGGAGTGGAACTCGATGCCACCACCTGTGAGGGGAGAGGGAAGCGGGCCTATCGTTATCTTGGTCCCCTTGGTTGAGTACGGCGTCTGGACTTCATACAGGACTGGGACACCTACAATCTCGGTGAAGTGGTCAACGAATCTATCTGACGAAAAGAAGCCAAAGGGGTCGCGGTAGGAAACGCGAAAGCCCTCGAACCTGTGGATTCCACGTTTGACTTTAACCTTATATCTAAAAACGCCTTCTTCACCGGGCCTTAAGGAGAAAACCTTCTCAGGACTTCCAATCACTTCAAGTCCAGGCACGAGGTCGCGAACGTGGAGGTAATCAACACGAAAGTCGGTTTTCACGTGGACCTCTATTCCAATCTCCTGTCCCTCAAGGAAGCGGTTGTGACTAACTACACGCCAGATTTCAACTTTTCCCGTTGGTTTGAAGAAGAGATACGAGACCGACAGGAGCGTCAGATAGGGTAGGACAAGGTAAACCAGACTCCAGCGGAGAAGGAGGAACGAAAAGGTCGGAATAACCCAGAGGGCCACTAGGTAGAGGGCTAGCTTTGATGTAGGGGATACTTCCCCTCCTTCCTGCTCCTCCAGAGGAATGACAGAGGGCTGATACTGGAGTCCTCCAAGGCCAAGGTTCTGCATGCTCACCCCTCACTTGAACTTGGGAACGGGAACCTTCTCGAGTAGCTTTTCCATGACGCTCTCCTGAGAGACCCTAGTGTACCAGAGCTCGCGCTTGAGGATTAGCCTGTGGCTCAGAGCCGGAACGGCTACGGCCTTAACATCATCTGGAATCACGTAGTCCCTGCCCTCTATGGCCGCATAGGCCCTGGACAGCTTCAGCAGGGCGAGACTACCCCTCGGAGATGCACCTATCTCAACGTTCCTCTTGTCTTTTCTTGTAATATCCACGATGCTGACTATGTAATCGAGTATGGGCTCGCTTATATAAACGTCCTCAATTGCTTTTTGCATCTCTATGAGTTCCTCGGAAGTGACGACGGGTCTCACGTCGGCCTCGTCCTTTCTGCGCTCGATTCTCCTCCTGAGAATCTCTTTCTCCTCCTCAAACGTCGGATAGCCAACGCGCAACCTGACGAGGAACCTGTCCAGCTGGGCCTCCGGCAGGGGATATGTTCCCTCCTGTTCTATTGGATTCTGGGTCGCTATGACAACAAAGGGCCTGGGAAGTTCGTAGGTTTTTCCCTCAACGGTAACTTGTCGTTCCTGCATCGCTTCCAGTAAAGCTGACTGGGTCTTCGGCGGGGAGCGGTTTATCTCATCCGCGAGAAGGATGTTGGTGAAAACGGGCCCCTTTCTGAACTCGAACTCCAGCGTTTTCTGGTTGAAGATTGAGACTCCGAGTATATCACTCGGAAGCAAATCGGATGTGAACTGGACGCGCTTAAACTCAAGACCCAGGGCCTTAGCAAAGCTCTTGGCCATCAGGGTCTTGGCGAGTCCCGGCAAGTCTTCAATGAGGATGTGGCCATCGGCCAGAATCGTCGTGAGTATCATTCTCAGCACGTTTTCCTTTCCCACTATAACCCTACTGACCTCATTGAGGACGAGGTTTGACTTTTCGTGGACATCTTCAATCTTCATTCAGCTCAGCCTCCAGAATTTTTAGGGCCCGCTTTAGGCCCTCATAGGGGTCTGGGGAAGAGTAAAAGGCCTTCAAAGCCGGGGGAGGGTTTGAACGCAGTTCGTGATAGTTGTATTTCCCGTTGTAGAGAGTGTAGAGTATCTCGAGGAGCTCCTCCTCGGCGAGCTTTCTCCTGCCCTTCTTGGCCCGTTCCACGATTCTCAGAGCCCTCTCAAAGTCGGGCTTTAGGGGGCGGGTTTGAGGGCTTTCCACATTCCTCACGTACTGAATCCTGACGTCCTGACCCAGGAGGATAACTCCCAGAAAAACGGCCAGACTAAACACCGCAATCCAGCGGACGTAGTACTCACCCGGGACTATCGAGAGGAACACCAGGAGCCCGGCAACTATTAGCCTGCCCTTGAACATCTCAATCCATCTCCGCAAGCTCACTTGCCTTCCTCCTAAGCTGGTTGTAAATCTCAAGGGCCTTCTCAGCGTCGCTCCATCCAATCCTCTCGGGGGCGTATTTTGCCTTCTCGAAGAGCTTCGTCAGTTCAACGAAGGCCTCATGCATATACTTAACGTGCTCTGCGTGCTCCCAGTGGGTCCAGCTCTCCCTGTAGGGGATTCCAAGGCCCTCCAACCAGAGGACGGCGTTCTTGTATATCTCAACTATCGCCTCCCTCGGGTCTGAGAACTTTTCAAGGCCGAACTCGTCCAGTTTTCTGTCGAATTCCATGGCCATTCCAAGTTTTTTCCGCCTCTCGGAATTGGCCTTGACAAGCTTCAGGTAGTAGTAACCGAGGTAAATCAACCCGAGGAGAATCGGCAGGAGAAAAACAAGCCACAGGTGAGTCATGACCGGATGGTTCAGAAACTTCTTGGTGTAATTCCCGTTTCCCCCTGCGAGGGGACCGACGGATGGGACAACGGTGCAGTTGGTGGTCAGGGTGCCATTGGTGAGGGTCACGTTCGTGGCGTTGGAGAAAGTGCAGTTCGTGACGTTGGGAAGAGTCCTTGCCCCCCCGTTCACAAAGATAATCTTGAACAGGATGCCCAGAAGGAAGCTGGAGAACAGGAACGCAATGACGCTTTTAAGGGATACAACACCTTTAATCATGACCTTCTCTTTCTTCGCACTGGGCAGGTCCCTCAGGTAGATGGCCAGGACGATGAGCATTATGAGTCCAACGAAAACGCCGATGAGAATTATTACCGTCAAAAAATCAAGGGCCTCTGGGTTTTTCTTATGAGGCGCTGAGAAGGAGTAACTGTTCATGAGGAGGGACATCAGGATTACCGTTATTGTCAGCAACGTAACAAACTTGACTTTAGTGGACATTTTGAGCCACTGGAAGGAGTAAGAAGGAGGGTTTAAAAGGTTTACGAACGAGTAAAATTTAGGTGGGAACATGGAGAGGGTTCCTAGGCTCTACGTGGAGGGTAAAAGGGAGGAATGCGTTGAGAACGAAAAAGCCACTAGGGATTGTGTAGTAATAGATGGCAACGTAGAAGTTTGGCTCAGAAAAGGCGATAAACTGCCGGGTTTCATCGGCAAAAACGCGAAGTTCCTGGTAAAGGAGGTTTACGACCGCTTTTACCTCTACGTTGACAGGACGACCAATAGAATGAGCGCTGACGCGATACTAGTTCTCCCAGATGGTAGGACGAGGATTTACCTCAAAAGAGACGATGAGCTGATGCTCCTCCCGGTAGAAGGCTTTACAAAGACCCTGATAGCGAACGTCGGGAACAGGGTTAGAACTGGAGACGCCTTCGCGGCGGTAACGACTAGAAAGGGAGAAGTCCACTATCTGAAGCCCCCCAAGAACGGCACCGTGGTTTTTATTGACGAGGTGACCAACAGGCCCCACTATGTCTACTACATCCTCCCAGAGGAATGAACTCGTGCAACTTATCGTTCCTTTTGCCCCCGTTTTGTCCCCTTTAGAATGATTCAATGAGGATATGGGACATGGAACACGCAGACCAAAGAGTTATAAAGGGACGGAGTAAGTCCCCAGTGAAGCAATTTTGGAGTTGAAGGAAATGAAGGTTGAAGCCGGGGATTACGTTCTGTTCAACTACATCGGAAGGTTCGAGAACGGCGAGGTTTTTGACACGAGCATTGAGGAGCTCGCCAAGAAGCACGGTGTTTACGTCGAAGAGAGGGAGTACGGCCCGATGTGGGCCAGAATTGGCGTCGGCGAGATAATTCCGGGCCTGGACGAGGCCCTGATAGGCATGAAACCCGGTGAAAGGAGAACCGTCACGATTCCTCCAGAGAAGGCCTACGGCATGCCGAACCCGGAACTCGTCATAAAGGTTCCCGTAGAGGAGTTCACCAAGGCCGGCCTTGAACCTCAGGAGGGGCTCTACGTCATGACGGACTCTGGAATAGCAAAGATTCTTGAGGTTAGAGAAAACTTGGTGTCTCTCGATTTCAACCACCCGCTAGCAGGAAAAACACTGATTTTTGAAGTCGAGGTAATAGAGGTAAAGAAGTCAGAAGCCGATGTTGATGAGGGTAGCGCCCTTGAAGATAACTGAGCCCATTGCCACGAGCAACGCCGCGTACTTTAAACCGGCGTTGTAACTTCCTTCCCTTATTACACCTATTCCAAGTCCCGAAACTATGGCCTGCACCACAACGAACACGAACAGTATGTTTGCCATGGTACCAACGGGTAAGTTAACACCTGTTCCAGGACCACTCATTGAAGCCATGACCTTTGTAACGATTCCAAGAATCATCGGACCCACAAAGCCACTTGTCACTATAAAGAACATTGCCTGCATTCCCGTGGAAGCTTTTCTCTCCTGCTTTATCCTCAGGATTTCACGGACGTCGTTGCCGACGAAGACTAAAACGTCGCTCATTGGTGCGCCTCTCTCAAGGGCTTCGATTATAATCATCATGGAGCGGTAGATGACCTGAGACTTTCTGTTTCTCAGTGCAAAAGCCCTTAGGGCATCAACTGTCGAGCGACCCTTCTTAATCTCTGCTACCGTCTTCTTGAACTCCTCTGTGAGTGCACCGAACTTAGCAGTAGTTAGCTCTTCCAACGCCTCGGAAAAGGATATACCCGCCCTCAGGGAGCTGGCTAAGTAGAAGAAAGCGTCGGGCAGGTTCTTTTCCATGTCCTCTATTCTCTTTGATATTCTCCAGTAGGGGTACACAAAGGCTATTCCAATGAAGCCACTCAAGAAAGCAATAAGACCATAGAAATTATTGGTTAACAATGCAACAAAAAGTCCAGCGATGACACCAAGGAGGAAAGAAATTACCAAGTACTCCGTGGCAAGGAAGTTTATTCCAGCCGAGTATATGTAGAGCTCGTAGCGTTTGAGGTACTTCTCAGGGATAATTTTCTCAAACAGTGAAACGAGTAGCGATGAGATTCCTCTAGGCGCCAAAGCTCTCACCTCGGTTCAGCCTTCTTAATCATGTTGATAATTATCAGCGACATGGCAGGGAAGGCCAAAATTAATATGATTGCGAGAGTCTGGACGTCGAATATTAGCTGCTGGGCCATGATGGAACCGGCAAGAACACCAACCACGAACATCGTCGGCATGACTATCGTCATAAACATGTAGATAAACGCTATACCGTTAACCTTCTGGACGTACTCCACGAGCTTCATCCTATACTCGAAGGAGAAGTCCTCTGCGAGCTTGTAGAGTATTTCGGCAAGGTTTCCACCGAACTTAACTGCCCTCAAAATCTGCTTAACGACCCTGCTTATGTTCTCCGACGCCATCTTCTCTTCAAACTTTGTGAGGGCATCTTCGAAGGATGAACCCGTCCTCATGTCTCTTAAAACTAGCTCAAACTCCTCGGAGAGAACACCGTAGTCAGCTTTGGCCACTGAGAGTATGGCTTCAGCTATGCCAACGCCCGCGCTAAGAAGGGAAGCCATGTGCCTGAGGGCGTAGGGCATCGTCCTCTCAACTTCTGCGACCCTCTTTCTCCAGACCATCTTTGGGTACTGCCTTATGTAGAAGAACCCGCCGATAAAGCCAAGGAGTCCCATCAAGAGTGAGGTGTCTATGGGCATGTAAAAGAGATAAGCGAAAACGAAGCCGAAAAATCCAGATAACATAGCAACGCCAAGCATATAGGCGACGTACTTCTCCTTGGGCATGAAGATGCTCGCGCGGTAAAGGTCCTGGTCAAGACCCTTAATTGAGTTAGTAAGGGACTCAACGGGCCCCCTGAAGTACTTGAGCACGGCCTCGGCCAGCCTCTCGGAGAAGGGTTTACTGATTTCCTCCTTACGACGTTCGATGACCTCTTCAACGAGCTTCTCATGCTCACTCTGCATCTTCTCCTGCTCTATCTCCCTCTGGAGTTCCTTGAGGGCGCGGAGTCTTTCATGGATTGACTTACCCTGGGGAATGCGGCGCATGGGTTTCTCTGTAATTTCAATCGTCTTTCCACCCAACTTCTCAAGGAACTCTATGAACCCCATGCTAACACCTCACACCATCCTCTGTATCTGCTTGCTTGTTTCAATGCTACTCTCCGAGGATATCTTCTTAAGTAGACCTTCCTCGTCAATGTAGAACTGCCTTATATAGTAACCAACCTTATCTATGCTCCTGATTCCGCTCTCAATCATCCACTCAAGGATTAGTTTCCTCTTCTCTATCTCGAATTCTATCTCCTTCATGCTCATTCCGGTATGGTGGGCAAGGGTGTTGAGGGTTCTGCTCGGAACGCCCGTGGGAACGAGTTCGTCCTTGGCCGGGTCGTATTTATAGAGCTTGTTCAGCTGTATGCTCTCACCCTCCATTCCCGAGACCTCTGCTATCTCTGTTATGCGCCTTATGGTACCCTTCTTCCTACTGTGGAAGCGAACCTGCATAACAATTATATCAAGCGCAGGTATCATAATCCTCGGAACGTTCATTGGAGGACTCTCAAGCCTAATTATAGTCTCGCGGGCACTATTTGAGTGTATTGTGCTCATACAGCCATCATGCCCCGTGTTCATGGCTGTGAACATCGTCCTAGCCTCGGGTCCACGAACCTCACCGACGATAATCCTGTCGGGACGCATACGAAGTGTGTTCTTGACGAGGTCGTCCATCGTAACTTCGCCCTTGCCTTCAAGGTTGGGCGGCCGGGTTTCGAGCCTTATCCAGTGCTCGACAGGGAGCTGAAGTTCGGCAGTATCTTCGATGCTTATTACGCGCTCGCTCGGCGGGATGAACATGCCAAGGGAGTTTAAGGTAGTTGTTTTTCCGGAACCAGTACCGCCAGCCACCAATATGTTGGCGGGTTTGACGCCAAGTCCATCGACGAGAATCCACAGCAGAGCCGCTATCTCGGTGTTCATTGTGCCGTACTTTATGAGGTCTATTATTGTCAGCGGGTCCTTCTTGAACTTACGGATTGTTATAGTTGGACCGTCGAGGCTTATGGGTGGTATCGTGGCGTTAACACGGCTCCCATCGGGAAGACGGGCATCGAGAAGGGGACTCTGTTGGTCAATCCTCCTTCCGACTTCCCTCGCTATCCTCTCGATGATGTTGAGTATCTCCTTCTCCTCAGGAAAGACTATGTTGGTCTTACACATGTTAAAGCGCCTATGCCAGACGTAAACAGGTCTGTTCGTTCCAATAACCATGATTTCCTCAAGGTTATCATCCCTGACGAGAGGGTCGAGTTTTCCGTAGCCTATCATCTGCTGAACTATCATATCAGCCAGAACCTCAATCCTACCCTCGGAGTAGTGGGGAGCTTCCTCCTTAATCATCTTCTTTACCGCGTTGAGGAAAACCTTCCTGCGCTCCTCAGGGTTAGGTATTGTGGTAGGGTCAATCTGAATCTCAGTTATAGCCCTCTCCTTTATGCGCTTGAAGAGCTGCTGTTCTTCCCTGCTGAGCTTAGGAAAGCGGACTTCATATATCGGAACGGGCTCGCCTTTAACCTTGAGTATGCGAACGTTACCGTAAGCGTCGAGAACCTCTCCTCTGCCCGCAAAAGAAGTATCCTCGGAAGCCGAGGCACCGAGAATGTCCTGTATGTTCACGGCAGGTCTCCTTGGAGGCAGGGCCGCTGGTTTAGAGGATGGGGTCTGGGCTGGCTCGGGCTTCGAGAGAATCTCGCTCAGGAAATCGGCACCCGTCTCGCTGGCCTTGGTCTTAGGAGGTGAAAGTGAAGGGGAAGACCTTGATTCAACCGGTTTTGGCTTAGATTCCTGCTGAGGGGGACCTCCAAGGATGGAACTCAGGAGGTCGGCGCCAGTTTCGGATTTTACGGGTTTTTCCTGCTTTGGAGAGTTGGATTTCTCCCCAAGTATGGAGCCAAGCAAATCAGCGCCGGTTTCCTTTGGTTTCTCAGGTTTCTCCTCCGAAACGTCTCCGAGTATGTCCTCTAAGCTTCCTCCCTCCGAGGAAAACGGGAGAGGGGGCTCTTCCTCCTTCTTTTTAAGGACTTTTTCAAGCGGATCCTCATTTCCAGCCAGTATTTCATCTATCCAGGAGAACCCTTCCCCCTTCTTCTTTTTCTCACCAAACACGAACTCTCACCGTCCAGAGTTGTTATTCCAGCTCACACGGTAGGTTATATCAATCTGGTCTCCCATAAACACTACCCACACACGGAAGTCAGGTCCCCTATACGGTTTCCTCTTAATTTCAACGCTCGAACCTACTGTAACGCCGGAGAGCAATCTGTCCGTCAGTTTAAAGAGGTTGTTCTCAGGCTTTGTTATGTTGGGGTTTTTCTGGCCCGACATGCCAATGCCAGAGTACTCGAAGAAAAACTTCTGGAGGTACTCATCGTAAGTCATAGTATAGTTCGGTCTGTAGTCATAGGTCTTGCCCTCGAGGAACACAATCGGTTGGGCAACTGCAAAGAAAACGTGGAACAGCTTGTCCCTGCTATTGAAATTGGGAACGTTGGTAATGCGGAAGTCAACGTAGCCCTCGTACTTGAGCACCTTTATGTTCTTGTCGAGAATTGGGAACATCGAGCGCACACTCATGAAAATAGGCCTGTTTATGAGCTCAGGGTAAACCGTTCCACAGATTAATTTATCAAGGCCGCCATTGTTGCTGAGAACCGCGCTGACTAGGGTGCCGTTTTCGTAGGTGAGCTCTGTTAGCCTTCCAATGTCACCACAGGGTGAGTTGAAGTCAAGCAGGGGAACTAAATAAGAGGAGTTCTGAGTTATTCTGAAGTTTACAACGACCGTCTCGTAAGGGGCAAGCCAGAAGCCGACGAGGTAATTGACTGATTTTGATAAAACACCCCTCGAAACCACACTTTGAATCTCACCAGTGGTCGTCCTGTAATTATACAGGTACTCGCTCCCGTTACCACGGAGAACCCTGAAATCATATCTTGGATTTACAAGGACGTATTTAGGATAGGGTGCGGTGTTTACAAGGGTAACGTTAAGGTCAACCATTATTTGACCAGATAGGCCAATATTGTTGTAGCTAACCCCTCCAGGGAGGGAGCCAGGGAGAGTGTAGTCCTGCGCCGCGGAAAACTCTGAAAAGGAGACTAGGAGGAAAACCAAAAGAAGTGGGAAGAGTCTTTTCATGGGCATCACCTCATGTTGAGACTTTTGCAATGTAGAGGTATTGCTGATTCTGCAGGATGTCTGGGACGAATATCGATGGAACTTTAACGATGACGAGGAACTCTGTATTCGGTGGAAGGACAAGCATATCCGAGGATTGCTCAAGGTCCATAACTTTCCAGCCATAACTCCTAAGGGCCTGCTTAACCTCATCGCTGGCCTGTATCTTTCCTGCCGCTATTGCCTTTAGTATTTCGGCGAGGTTCACGTTGTAGGAGTAGCTGGCCGAGGAGCTCTGGGTAGAGCTCTGGGAGTTGGAGTATGTGTCCGAGACCGTCGTTCCGTTGGAGAACTGTACATCGCCGGGGTTGTACGTTGAGGCATGGTTCTCATTGTATGTGGTTGAGGTTGACGAACTGCTCAAACTGCTCTGGCTCTGGGACTCGCTGACTGAAATCTGGCCGGCGTTCGTCGGAAGAAGAACCAGCTCAACGTAGCCCTGATTAACTATCTCGCGGTAGGCTCCCCTAGTGCCGTTCCGGGCAAAGAACATCACAGCGTCTCCGGGCTGGATGAAGCCACCGGTGATCCTATCCCTCGGAAGGACGAGAGCAATCTCAACGTACTGAACCTTGTAAACCTTGTACTGGAGAAGCTCCATGTAGCTGGTAACAGAGCCGAGTATTGACTTGGCTTCAGCCTTGGACACGAGCTGTTTGTTTCCATCTTTCTCAAGTATGACATCGTTGCCGGGGAGGTTGTCAATCTTCCAGAAGTAGTAATCCCTCCAGAGGGACAGCAGATATGAATCAGGGTTTATAGAGTTAACCTCCTCGATGGTTTTGGCGTTTTGCACCTGCTCCTCCAGAGTCTTCATAGCTGAGACTACCTTTGCCCTGAGGCTATCGGGGAGGGGCATTGAAAGAAGTGGCTGGAATGCCATCTTGATTGCCTGAATCTTGGCCTGTTTGGTCTGGTTGAGTTTCTTCTCGTATGCTATCTCCTCCTGTTTCTTTACACACTCCTGGTATGCCTGAACCGCCTTATCAAAGTAAGCTTTGACGTTTATTGAGTTGAGCTCGTCAACACTATTGGCACTCTGGATTTTCTGGAGAAGTAAATTCCTGATTTGAATTGCGTTCTGGGCACATTCCTTATTGGAGAAGTTATAATGGGAGAAATAATAGTTAACCTCATTAATCTTTTTGTTGCGGAGGTTCTTTAGCTCATTTGCGCCTCTGCTCTGTAGATACGAATATGCGCCGACAGATATAATCAAAATGATAATGATTAAGATAGACGCACCAATTAGAATCCTCTTACGCCTCTCCCTCTCGCGTATACTACTAATTGAGCGCGGTCTGCGCGGTGGCTTCTTTGGTGAAGCCGTCGGTGGTTTAACCGGAGGGCTCTCGGGTTCAGCCGTTACCTTCCCGAGCTCCCTCAAACGACGTATTTTCGCCTCTATATCCTCTGCCACTTTAAGCACCACCGTTACAGTTATTACTAACCCGTTAATGTCCCAAATGGTTTTTGAATGTTAATCCTTATTTAAGTTTCGGTGAGAACGTGGAACGGTTGGAAATAACGGCCAAGGAGATAAAAGGTAAATGCCCAGTCTTCAAGATAGGCGATAAAATCGTTGTAGAAGGCCCAAGGGTGAAACTGGAGGAAACGGATGCAATATGCACCCACGCCTTTGCTTCTCTGTTGCCGTACATAGTGGCACTGCGAAAGGGTATTAAACCGAGCGAGCTAGGCCTCGGCAGGGGGGATAAAGCCTACGTCCAGTGCCTTGACCCGGGGCCGCCTTACACCAACGGTGGAACCGTAATCTTCGAGATAACGGTGGTTAGAGATGAAGCAGAGGAAAGCTTGGAGAGTAGTGAGGGAGGTAATAGACGAGGCCGACCTTATAGTTGAGGTAGTTGACGCCAGGGACCCGGTAGGAACTCGAAACAGA is a genomic window containing:
- a CDS encoding DUF58 domain-containing protein; amino-acid sequence: MQNLGLGGLQYQPSVIPLEEQEGGEVSPTSKLALYLVALWVIPTFSFLLLRWSLVYLVLPYLTLLSVSYLFFKPTGKVEIWRVVSHNRFLEGQEIGIEVHVKTDFRVDYLHVRDLVPGLEVIGSPEKVFSLRPGEEGVFRYKVKVKRGIHRFEGFRVSYRDPFGFFSSDRFVDHFTEIVGVPVLYEVQTPYSTKGTKITIGPLPSPLTGGGIEFHSIREYQPGDPLKVINWKATARIGKIMANEFESERKVDVVFVVDASRMNEPVFDHLIRATASLMLNALNDGTSFGLLLAEEVPLWVRVDYGKRHFFKCIDFLSTARPDNNNFIAYQVEHLVKTSIPPRAQIVYLSPLLTEESRNALKTLARYGYNVVVISPNPNSVYEPKTEEERIAMELVQLKRKAMFRNLAGYGTIIDWDVKKPLEVAIAEVLGK
- a CDS encoding MoxR family ATPase, whose product is MKIEDVHEKSNLVLNEVSRVIVGKENVLRMILTTILADGHILIEDLPGLAKTLMAKSFAKALGLEFKRVQFTSDLLPSDILGVSIFNQKTLEFEFRKGPVFTNILLADEINRSPPKTQSALLEAMQERQVTVEGKTYELPRPFVVIATQNPIEQEGTYPLPEAQLDRFLVRLRVGYPTFEEEKEILRRRIERRKDEADVRPVVTSEELIEMQKAIEDVYISEPILDYIVSIVDITRKDKRNVEIGASPRGSLALLKLSRAYAAIEGRDYVIPDDVKAVAVPALSHRLILKRELWYTRVSQESVMEKLLEKVPVPKFK
- a CDS encoding DUF4129 domain-containing protein — protein: MSTKVKFVTLLTITVILMSLLMNSYSFSAPHKKNPEALDFLTVIILIGVFVGLIMLIVLAIYLRDLPSAKKEKVMIKGVVSLKSVIAFLFSSFLLGILFKIIFVNGGARTLPNVTNCTFSNATNVTLTNGTLTTNCTVVPSVGPLAGGNGNYTKKFLNHPVMTHLWLVFLLPILLGLIYLGYYYLKLVKANSERRKKLGMAMEFDRKLDEFGLEKFSDPREAIVEIYKNAVLWLEGLGIPYRESWTHWEHAEHVKYMHEAFVELTKLFEKAKYAPERIGWSDAEKALEIYNQLRRKASELAEMD
- a CDS encoding DUF2118 domain-containing protein; translation: MERVPRLYVEGKREECVENEKATRDCVVIDGNVEVWLRKGDKLPGFIGKNAKFLVKEVYDRFYLYVDRTTNRMSADAILVLPDGRTRIYLKRDDELMLLPVEGFTKTLIANVGNRVRTGDAFAAVTTRKGEVHYLKPPKNGTVVFIDEVTNRPHYVYYILPEE
- a CDS encoding peptidylprolyl isomerase, translating into MKVEAGDYVLFNYIGRFENGEVFDTSIEELAKKHGVYVEEREYGPMWARIGVGEIIPGLDEALIGMKPGERRTVTIPPEKAYGMPNPELVIKVPVEEFTKAGLEPQEGLYVMTDSGIAKILEVRENLVSLDFNHPLAGKTLIFEVEVIEVKKSEADVDEGSALEDN
- a CDS encoding type II secretion system F family protein — encoded protein: MAPRGISSLLVSLFEKIIPEKYLKRYELYIYSAGINFLATEYLVISFLLGVIAGLFVALLTNNFYGLIAFLSGFIGIAFVYPYWRISKRIEDMEKNLPDAFFYLASSLRAGISFSEALEELTTAKFGALTEEFKKTVAEIKKGRSTVDALRAFALRNRKSQVIYRSMMIIIEALERGAPMSDVLVFVGNDVREILRIKQERKASTGMQAMFFIVTSGFVGPMILGIVTKVMASMSGPGTGVNLPVGTMANILFVFVVVQAIVSGLGIGVIREGSYNAGLKYAALLVAMGSVIFKGATLINIGF
- a CDS encoding type II secretion system F family protein translates to MGFIEFLEKLGGKTIEITEKPMRRIPQGKSIHERLRALKELQREIEQEKMQSEHEKLVEEVIERRKEEISKPFSERLAEAVLKYFRGPVESLTNSIKGLDQDLYRASIFMPKEKYVAYMLGVAMLSGFFGFVFAYLFYMPIDTSLLMGLLGFIGGFFYIRQYPKMVWRKRVAEVERTMPYALRHMASLLSAGVGIAEAILSVAKADYGVLSEEFELVLRDMRTGSSFEDALTKFEEKMASENISRVVKQILRAVKFGGNLAEILYKLAEDFSFEYRMKLVEYVQKVNGIAFIYMFMTIVMPTMFVVGVLAGSIMAQQLIFDVQTLAIILILAFPAMSLIIINMIKKAEPR
- a CDS encoding CpaF family protein; this encodes MFGEKKKKGEGFSWIDEILAGNEDPLEKVLKKKEEEPPLPFSSEGGSLEDILGDVSEEKPEKPKETGADLLGSILGEKSNSPKQEKPVKSETGADLLSSILGGPPQQESKPKPVESRSSPSLSPPKTKASETGADFLSEILSKPEPAQTPSSKPAALPPRRPAVNIQDILGASASEDTSFAGRGEVLDAYGNVRILKVKGEPVPIYEVRFPKLSREEQQLFKRIKERAITEIQIDPTTIPNPEERRKVFLNAVKKMIKEEAPHYSEGRIEVLADMIVQQMIGYGKLDPLVRDDNLEEIMVIGTNRPVYVWHRRFNMCKTNIVFPEEKEILNIIERIAREVGRRIDQQSPLLDARLPDGSRVNATIPPISLDGPTITIRKFKKDPLTIIDLIKYGTMNTEIAALLWILVDGLGVKPANILVAGGTGSGKTTTLNSLGMFIPPSERVISIEDTAELQLPVEHWIRLETRPPNLEGKGEVTMDDLVKNTLRMRPDRIIVGEVRGPEARTMFTAMNTGHDGCMSTIHSNSARETIIRLESPPMNVPRIMIPALDIIVMQVRFHSRKKGTIRRITEIAEVSGMEGESIQLNKLYKYDPAKDELVPTGVPSRTLNTLAHHTGMSMKEIEFEIEKRKLILEWMIESGIRSIDKVGYYIRQFYIDEEGLLKKISSESSIETSKQIQRMV
- a CDS encoding DUF515 domain-containing protein gives rise to the protein MAEDIEAKIRRLRELGKVTAEPESPPVKPPTASPKKPPRRPRSISSIRERERRKRILIGASILIIIILIISVGAYSYLQSRGANELKNLRNKKINEVNYYFSHYNFSNKECAQNAIQIRNLLLQKIQSANSVDELNSINVKAYFDKAVQAYQECVKKQEEIAYEKKLNQTKQAKIQAIKMAFQPLLSMPLPDSLRAKVVSAMKTLEEQVQNAKTIEEVNSINPDSYLLSLWRDYYFWKIDNLPGNDVILEKDGNKQLVSKAEAKSILGSVTSYMELLQYKVYKVQYVEIALVLPRDRITGGFIQPGDAVMFFARNGTRGAYREIVNQGYVELVLLPTNAGQISVSESQSQSSLSSSSTSTTYNENHASTYNPGDVQFSNGTTVSDTYSNSQSSTQSSSASYSYNVNLAEILKAIAAGKIQASDEVKQALRSYGWKVMDLEQSSDMLVLPPNTEFLVIVKVPSIFVPDILQNQQYLYIAKVST
- a CDS encoding TIGR04076 family protein — encoded protein: MERLEITAKEIKGKCPVFKIGDKIVVEGPRVKLEETDAICTHAFASLLPYIVALRKGIKPSELGLGRGDKAYVQCLDPGPPYTNGGTVIFEITVVRDEAEESLESSEGGNRRGRPYS